The Oncorhynchus gorbuscha isolate QuinsamMale2020 ecotype Even-year linkage group LG08, OgorEven_v1.0, whole genome shotgun sequence DNA window acctcgtcaagacggagctgctcttcctcccgcaccaagacctctccatcacggttgacaactccacggtGTCCCCCTCACAGAGTGAAAataaccttggcgtgaccctggacaacacccttcTCTGCAaacgttctctgcaaacatcaaagcagtgacttgcTCCTGCAGGGTCATCCTCTACAACATCCATCCAGTGTGACACTACcccacacaggaagcggagcaggtcctaatccacttgtcatctcccgtctggacttgGCTGGGCTCCCTTCTTGTGCCATCATACatacccctgcaacttatccagaacgccgcagcctgccTGGTGTTCAACTTTCTGAAGTTTCCCATATCACCCCGCTCCgccgcacactccactggcttccagttgaagctcacatccactacaagaccatggtacttgcctatgGATCAGCAAGGAGAACTGcctctccctaccttcaggctatgctcaaaccctacaccccaaaccGAGCTCCAGCTCTGCCCAGTCaaatctcttctctgtcctgacaCCCCAATggaaaatcccccccccccccactttcaaaatacagaaatacagccagTATGATGCATTTTATGTCatatgatgcaaaatgcatcataccGGCTGTGCTTCTGTTTTCTGAAAGTTATATATCTTAAACTTGATTTGCTGAcctgcaaaacattttgggactatatcaacaatggacgaATGAAgcaaataccaaaagatagttttAGGGAGTTTTCCTTTAAATGATCTCACATATTTAAggtgttaaatatgtgtaaaaagTTATCCGAAGTATGACAGAGGATGAGGAGGCAATCTTTAGTTGcgacatccatttttggacataaatgaatgatatgtacccatgaATTCTTGAAGAATAAAACGTATAAATGCCTCATgtgcttagttcaactgtcgtattCCATCAGAagccaaaatataagcttgtttaactccaatgtttgtaaacaaagtacatTTAAACAACCACTGTATAGCCTAAAAACATGATTAAAAGTATAATTTctatataatggatggtcagtcttaGCATCCATAGTCCTGTCTATCAATGAGAAATGTAacctcagattaatagacagagctatgaatGTAacgactgaccatccattatatcaCAACTATAAttgtaaccatgttttgaggcataatagtgtttgtttacatttactttgtttactaaCGTTGgaataaaacaagcttatatatTCTGGGTTCTGATGGGATAcgagctcatgaggcatttgttttataagttatattcttcaagaatcaatggggaCAAATCATTAATTTATGAGTCCAAAAATTGACGTAGCAACTGCTTATTGCCCCTTGAATAGAGTAACAGTGTTATTATATGGTGCAATCCTTTAGTGTGTGAGCTGCTTTTGTTGCATTAATATCAAGCAAAACTTCTGCAGTCAAGAACTAAATTCTTATAGCAAACAAAAATAATTATATTAAAAGCAAAACACAAACTCAAAAGTAACATATTGCAAAGTCGGTCCCGGGATGGGAGACTAAATTGTAGCTGGAAGTGGTGATAGATAAACATGTGGAAAAAATGTCACATGGGAATGTATTTTTTCACGAGGGAGTAACACTACATGTGAAACTtcacacataaaaaaaaaaatatatatatatttacatatttaaTGTGTCCGACAACCACGTGATTTCTTCATGTGGTCTTTTTTTGACACTCAATTCTGGTCATTGGCTCACTTCTGGATTGTGTTTCCAGCTGCATCAGTGTGTTTGATCAGAGATCAGACAGAGAATTGGCTGTTTCATGCCAAAGATCAATTTCATTGGCTGGTTCATGCCAAAGATCAGTTTATTTTCTCTTAAAAAAACAACAGCAATTTTACACAACTGGAAAACTTGAACTAGACCATATAAATTACAAACAGGTGATAGCAGAAATATATAAAGATTCTTTACAACTTATAAATAAAGAAGGCACAAAAAACCTCAAGTCATCCACAAGAACACTAGAGAATTTTACAAGTTACAGTCAAGGTTCTGAAGAGACAGTCGACATTCATTCATCAGACACTAGACAGAAATAGATGACTCTGGTCATTTTAAGAACAGTCAATATGACTGAAAGATAAAAAATCTCCACGAGAATACAACAGTGGATCGTGAGCTTACTTTGATTCAAAATAAAACTGCAGGAGAAGTAGGTTTACATGTACAGAAGCTGAAATGGTGTTTGCTCCATAGAATAACTTTAAATTTAGACAATGAAACCACCATTGTTGAAAAATACTTTACACACGTTCTGTCTCATTACATCCTGTAATTCTGTAATTCTAGATTACAGTAATTATTTCTTTATATAATGCCTTTGGAAAGCTAATGGCATTACTTTCATGTGGAAAAACAACTAATTGTTTCAGTCAACATTTGGTCCATACAATCAGATTAAGAAACTCTCTAGAGCTGCCCCACTTGTACAACTACAGTGTTCATGCTGACAAAAACTTTGCTCTAGCTAGAAATCACTGTTAAAACTCTGGGAGAGCTCTTGCATTCAGAAACCACTGTCAGATAGGTCTTAACGTGGAAAATGCTTGGTTTCATGCAACACAAAACACATGTTGGAACTCGCCTCATTCTGCTCCATTCATTGATGCAGTCTGAGAGGCCCAAGGTTGCTTTAAACAGTGATTAACAGTGAGCTCATACCACAGCTGTGGTGAAACACTCTTGCTAACTTTCCACTGCTAGATTCACATGTTCATGTACTTTTTAACATCTTAAAGATACATTTATGCATTGTTCGGTTGTGAATCTAGCTGAGAGACTTTAAGACTTTTGAAAAACAGAGAATTGGAAACATGGAGCCCATTCAAGTATGagttatttcattttttataatGGCCTTGTCTTTGTTGGAAGTCTCACTGGGTGAAGCCAGGACTGACTGGCTAGCAACCCAAGTCATCGGCTAACCACCTCTAACAGTGTTTCAGTTCAGGAGGAGAAAATGTGTCAGAATGCTGAGCGTCTTTCCTCTATGACTTGTTCTCCATCACAGCGGGGGCGATCATCATGACGGTGGTCTTCAGGGGATAGTAGTGGCCACGCCAGGTCTTCCAGAAGACCCCCTGCTTCCTCTGATGCCTCTGCTTGGGAGGAGGGCTCATGAAGTAGCGGCCGTTCAGGTTGGAACGTCCACAGTTGCTGAACCACCAGCCACCTGGAGAAAGAGAACAAACATCTGGTTAGATTGGCATTGCTGCTACATTCCCAATTTGAGTCGTAGAGAGATAAACCTTAGACTAAATAAATCTTAAATTGTAGACTAAATAAATCTTAGATAGAATTCTGCAAAATAGTAACTTTGAACTTTGAAAAATAGGAGACGTACCAGAGAGGTGTTTGGCACAGTTGGTGTCGCTCTTCTGGTCATTGTCTTGGTCACGGGTGGAGAAGGGCAGGCCGGAGGCCTCGGTAGCCAGGGCGCTCTCCAGGTTGCCGTTGGAGGTCTCTTGGATGTGGAGGGCGTAGTGGCTCTCCTCCCCGCCGAGACGGATGGGGTACTGGATGCTCTCAGAATCGTCCCTCCAGTCGGAGAACTTAACCTTGAGGATGTAGTCTGTGTCTTTGACCACGGCGCTCATCTTCTCAAGACCAAGCCAGAactcacctagagagagagagggagagagatcaaaGCAGTTAAAACCTGATCCGTGGCTGTGGTAGCATGTGCAAAGTCTCCATACATGTGTCCAGATATCTCAGTGTCTTCGTTAACTTAAAGGATCTGATTGTAACAGGGCTGGTAATCACTTAATCTAATTTAACAGGAATAGACCATGCGATTTGGTCACTTCTGGCACCTAAAGCCACCAGGGACATTAAAGCTGGAGATTAGAGGGTTGTTTATGCTAAACCTACCACATCAAAATCCATTTGATCCCTCGATCTTGATATCTACAATcctgtatcagtgttagtatcACTGCTTGTTAATCAAACTGAACCGGGAGGTTTCGGGTCAAGAgctctgtgctgtactgttctaTGCTGTGGATGTGGGTGGTACTGTCCGACCCTCGGTGTGACCTCGCTAGCTCCAGAGGAAAGTATTGAGGGAGATGATAAAAGACAACAGAGGATATATTTACCATTCAGACTGCCAAAGCCGCTCTGGTAGGCCTGCCATAGCTGGTCAAAGTCAACTGAGCCATCCTGGCGCCTCTGGATCACGGTCCAGCCACCTTCTGTAGAGAGGAAAGAAAAAGAGCAGTGGGATTAGTCTTTTTTTTACTACTGCCAACTGTCATACATGTACGGATACAATATGTTCATAAACTAAGCTATAGGGTAACCTTATACGGTGAGCCAAAATCCTGGCTAACTCCACTTACCAGTTGTCATTTCGCAGAAGACTTGAAAGGATTGGGAGTTTAATGGCTGAATGGTGTACACTCCGCTGGCCGGCTCGCCTCTCAGGAACAGCTCATGGCAGTCTGAGGCCATCTCTGAAaataacaaagacaaaaacacaaCACGGTTCAACAATTGTTCTCCCACACTTTGtatctcaagacagtatcagtaCACATTGTCAAGGTCTGTGTTCTAACAGTGCCTTAGCCTTTCCCCTCCGCTGGCACAAATATTCTATTTATAAATGACTCATTCAACTAGAAAACAAAAACTCTGGTTTCTTATCTTGAGCGCCTTGAACAGCAGCCAACATAGAACTTGTTTGTGAGCTATGGGGCAAAAGTCCTCTCTGCCTCTGACAACTCCACTTGTTTTCTACTGAGGGAATTCACACCTGTGTGTATTGCAGTGGGGGTTTGGTGGGTCCAAGCAGAAGTAGTCACTTAAGTCAAATATTACTGTTTTTAAAATATTATTTTGTAGGGATGTTTACCTTTCACTTAATAACTAGGTTAGATGTTCAGGAATCAGGATACATCTGGTTTCCCTATCTGGGATCCCTATCATTGGCTTCTTCATTGTAGCTCTCCAGGTCTGTGAATGCTGAATGTTAGCCCATAAAGAGGCCTTATCGTGAAGTGGGTTTATTAGTAATTGTAAACCTAACAAAGCTCAAGAGTTAATGTGCTGTGCCCTCCTAGTCTGACCTGCCCGGAACAAAAGAGAGCTTAGTAGCGATTGGTTGCTGTGCACTTGAGGTAGAATGAGATAGAGACAGCCAGGCAGCATCAACAAAAGGTATGGGGGGCCCagtggctgtcatgtgcctgaTGAGGCATGAGATGGTGCACACCCTTAATGTTTTCCAGGAAAGAGTTCAAGTTTATTTTATGCCGATTTGATAGATACTGCATACGTTCATCGGCTATGATGCTCTTTATCAGCACCAATTGTCTAAATAAATATTTTCATTGAATTGGAGCCAATCAATCGATATTGGTTTTGGTTTGATTGATATTGATTTGACTTGGTTGCTATTGAACAAACATAAGAGCAGACCACAGGACCCCAATGCATCACTCTTCTGGAATAACCCTTTCAGGCCGAAGCATGAACTCTATTGGTTAACTATTGGTTAACGTGTGGTTGTGGTCGCGGTTTGCCTTGGGGGTCAGGGTTTCCTCTCAACTTTGGCACACTTCTCATTCATCTACGGCCGGAGAAGCAGGGGTCtacggggatggggagaggggaaggagggatggaggaggggagaagagggactTTTGACTACTCTGATAGATCTGGGGGAAAGGTTGCACATTCTTGAGGGATGTATCACTGTTTTATGGTGAGAGGGAAAAATGGGAGGGCTGGAAGGAGGGAGCAAGGAGGTATGCAGTCAGTGCCTTCAAAACAACAAAGGATGTATGTACAAAGTTCACCAGACTAAACTAAACCGCCTCCTTTTCCTTGCCTTCTTTCATGACTTTTCTGGCTCTGGGCCAAATGACCTAATCTGAGGAACATACACTCTTaacaaaaagggttccaaaacggttcttcggctgtccctatAAAGAAACCTTTaatgttccaggtagaactcttttgggttctatgtagaaccctctgtgtgaagggttctacatggaattcaaaagggttctacctggaaccaaaagggttctccctagaaccaaaaagtgttcttcagagggttctcctatggggatagcCGAAGAACCCATTCAGGTTCTAAATTTGCAAAAACTCCCCCTCCTCCGCCCCAAGCTCCATCAGATGTGTGAGGTATCCATCTGTGATGGGGATGTGACCCTGAGTTAACACTGTCCGAGACAGCTGAACTATCCCCCAATTGGAGTCCAGCCAGATGACTTGTTTCTTTCATAGAATTCCTGAAATCCTGCTGACGTCAGAATTTGCTGTGAGACGACTCATTGTGTTCTGCTGGGTGACTGCATCTCACAATTCTGGGCCTGTGGGTTCACCTTTCACCTACTTTCCTCAGTGGCTATCAGACAGTGGGAAATAGTGTAAAACCCACTATTTAGATAGAACCACAAGTCACATTGCTTTTGACTGAGAGAGCGATAATTTACTTGTTTTAAAAGGCAATATACTGATATGGTATGTATGATAATGTTACTTTCTTTTTCAATCAACTCTGAGTAGGTCAATCACATATCTGACCAACATCCATAAAGTGACATGGTTCGCATAGGTCACATTCAGAGTTAAATCATGACACACATATCCTGTATAGGCCTATTGATTCATTCATATCCCTCAATGCTGACTTTTTAGTGAGACCAGACCCCAGCTAGAACACTAAACAGGAACTTGCCATGAGTTAATCATTGTTCCATTGCCAGAAATCCTGGAACTAGTGTCTGAACTTTTCCCTACTTGGCCATGATCAAGCTCCATATAGCACTGATGAAAGCCCACATTATGAGCTGGccacagtagtacagttcagatgTTAACAGCTGTCTGGTTTGGGTGTAGGTTGAGGACATCATGATCACTTTTACAATTATTGTACTACTGTATTAAGTGTGTAAGCTAACTCCATTGACACTTCCTACTGTGATCTTTTTCTTTATACTGTGaatatattatatttactgtGAACCCAATGAAAACGTTCATTCAGACAAGTAATGTACTTTTTCAGTCATTGGTAGGTGCATTAATTGGCATGGCCAATCACCTGTGCGTCATTTTTCGCGGGCTTGGGGCAGATAGATACGCGCAGGCAATTATCTGCTAATTACTGTCTAACCTTCACGTCATTTAGAGGGAACTCCAGTTAAACTTAATGTTTTAAGCCTCGTATTGCCCCAAAGCAGATGGCATGGGAGGTCAATATTTGTCTGGGCGTCAATTTAAACAACGGATTTAACATGAAGCTTGGCTTTACTTACCGATGGGTGAGTCGCGCTGCTCAATGCTGCCATTTTGAACGGCCTCTTCTGGTTTACGCCTGAATGCTGGTCTCTCTTTTTTCAGCTGAATCTGAGTGAGCAAGGAAAACGACGTTTTAAATAATTCATAATAGCCTCATGAAATGTTTAAATAATTATACATGGGTCAGTGATATTCACCGAATGTTTCATACCTGGTGTTGCAGGGTCCTGATGCGCACGTTCTGCTTTTCAAGTTTATCTTGCTGGAGTTGGATTCTGTTGACCAGGTCATCAATACGTTTATTCTGAGCTTCCAGCATCCACTGAAAGAAAACAGACAGGTACCCTGTTAGTCTTTCTCCTATGACATAATTTTAAGTAGCCTAGGTTTCATATAACATAGGAATAGCCCACCACAAAGCCGATATTGTGATCTGTGTTTTTAGACTATAACTATGTGCTTGTACTTTGAATGGGGGCGCATTTCACATAGCCTATCCGAGCACATTCAACAGCTTTTGTAATTTCCAACCAGGTAGTCTGGTCACATAACGCGGGGGTTTCCATCCCACAAAAAAGTCAATGGCAGGTCTTATAGCAGCTCCACGTGATCTTTAAATCAAGAGTGACATTTTCCTCTACTGGGCTATGTTCCAAATATCATGGTTTAAATATAATTCACACATTCCGAAACGAATGCGTGCAGTTCCTTTGTCTGGCAAACGTTTAGCACGTAGTCCACGCACTCCAGCACAATAAACACACCCACTGGCATGCCTTCAGATATTGCTTCAGGCTGAATATCTATAAATCCCTTTGAGTCAAAGTAAATAATCCCAGACCAATTTATTGTCCATCAAAGTGCATCTATTGTCCCCCTCCAGTTGTTCCTCTGAACATCAGCAAATAGGCCATTTGCCAAACTATTATGCATGACTAATGTAGGAGAAAGTATAATACTAGTAGCCTACTGTAATACGCATTACTTAATGTTAATCAATTAATCTATTTGCTGTGGTGTTTTGTTATGTAAATTAATATGCCAGGCTGCTCACTGCAAAAAGCATTGTATGGTAATGCCTTCTTTCAACTGAAGCAATCAGAATTGAAGTGATCAGAAATGAATGGATACAGTGGCAACTGCAGAGAAGTAAACTCAAAGGGGGAGACATGCAGCAGTTAGCTTACAGTCTGTCTTGTTAGTAATCTATTTTTATCTCAAGTCATTTGATTCTCTTCCTTTTCACCAAATGCACAATTGTATCATAGCTTATTTTCCGAACACAATGAATGACCAAATAGTCATGGATTCCCTCCTTACCTGAATGATGCGTGCATCGCTGTAGTTGCCTGTGTTGCCCATGTTCATGTCGGGCAGCCCCTCTCCTTGCAGCATGTCATCCATCTTCTCTTCCAGCTTGTTCATCCTCTCATCCACCCGCTTCCTCTCCTGCTGCATCTCCGCTGTCTTCTCCCTCAGCTCGGCCGTCTCGTTGAGAACCTGGACCTCCCTGTCCTCCAGCCCCCGGGCCTTGGCCTTCAACACCTCACCCTCCGCTTGCAGCCTCTGGCTCTCCTTGCCCAGGTCCGCTGCAGTGCCGTTGAAGACCTTCAGCGTGGCAGTGATGTCCCTCATCTGGCCCTTGGTTTTGTCCACATGCTCCTTGAGGCCTTGGCCTAGCTGGAGCAGGCCATGGGCAATCACATTCACGTCGTCCCACGCTGCATACTGCATCTTCTTCTCCTTCCCGCTGGTGGCCGAGCCTCCTCTCCTTTCGAAGGGGTTGCCGGTGGCCATCAGAATAACCAGGCAATGAGTCAGGGTTGCTAGTGTTGTCTTCATTGTTGCCTGCTTTCCTTTGTTTGTTCGTTGGCTCAGGTTCTTGGTAGTTTTTTTTGTCAGGTGGTTTGCAGAACCACCCTTCTCTTTCCAGTTTGTTGCTTGAGCTCAAGATCCTACCTCTCTGTGCAGAGCAGTTTGGTTTTATACTTTCAGAGCCCTTCAACTCCAGCTGGCTGGCTGATCTGATTGGCTGGCCGAGCAGAGGGGGGAGAGCTGCTCTCAGGTTTCTCCCCCGCTCAGTTAACTCTTTATGTCAAGCGACGGCGTGAGAGGGGAGCAAGGGATGTAAGTAACAATGAAGCCAATTTCATCACTACCTGTAAaatacagtaaacaaagagaTTTCAGTCAAATTATTGCACATTGACATGCACAGCTGTACAATAAAAGACAGCTTGATGTGCAAACACATCTAACTACTCATAATGTTTCTACTATCACTATACTGTCTCTATCATTCAGTACCCAGAAAAGGGGTTCAGACATGTCAGTGCACTTACATTGACAATCACACcgctgtatggtaaaggatagatGAACTCACTTTGTGTAATAAACTTGATGACGTAACAAAGAAATGATTGATATCACTTCAAATGAGAGGAAAGCCTATGCTGATTGATACTTTACACCGGTTACTTTGCTGTTGATAATGTTATTGTTATGGTGTGATAATGCTATGGCGTGACAATGCTATGATAACGTTACGCTGCAATTATGTTGCGATAACGACAACGCTATGGTGGGATAACGTTGCGATAATGGCAGGATAATGGTACAGTGGGATAATGTTACGataataacaatataatgctGTGATAATGTTATGGTGTGATAATGTTATGGTGTGACTTGAACATAATATAAAAATGACAAGTTACCATTACTTTCTATAAAGAGGTTAGGTAGTTATTACAGGTAAAGCTAAGTTTATGTTATTTTCCCAAACGCTTAAATTGGATTATTTAtgtgtatgtaacagtataactttagtctgTCCCCTCgcccgaaccagggaccctctgcacacatcaataacagtcatccacgaagcatcgttacccatcactccacaaaagccgcggcccttgcagagcaaggggaaccactgcTTCGAGGTCtcaaagcgagtgacgtcaccgattgaaacgctattagcgcgcaccaccgctaactagctagctatttcacatcggttacactcacccctcttttgacctcctccttttccgcagcaaccagtgatccgggtcaacagcatcaatgaaacagtataactttagtccgtcccctcgcccctacccgggcccgaaccagggaccctctgcacacatcaacaccagtcacccacgaagcatcgttacccatcgctccacaaaagccgcggcccttgcagggcaaggggaaccactacttcaaggtctcaaagtgagtgacgtcaccgattgaaacgctattagcgcgcaccaccgctaactagctagacatttcacatcggttacatgtaTGTACATTGGATGGTGCCCGCATTGATCGTGTCCCCGCTTATAAATATTTTGGCATCTGGATTGACGAAAAGCTATGTTTCAAAAAACATATTGATGAGTCAGTTACGAAGTTAAGAATGAAAGAATAAGGATGGGCTTTTattcaatttttgcctaaaatgacttacccaaatctaactgtctgtagctcaggccttgaagcaaggatatgcatattcttgataccatttgaagggaaacactttgaagtttgtggaaatgtgaaaagaatgtaggagaatatagcacattagatctggtaaaagataatacaaagaaagaaGCAAAagcttttttgtatttttttggtaCCATcacctttgaaatgcaagagaaaggccataatgtattattccagcccatgtGCAATTtctattttggccactagatggcatcagAGTGTGCATAGTTTCAGACCTATCCAATGAAAAatttgcatttctgttcaaaatgttgtatcaagaccgcccaaatgtgcctaacttgtttattaataacttgacatgttcaaaacttgtgcactttcctcaaacaatagaatgatattatttcactgtaatagctactgtaaattggacagtgcagttagattaacaagaatttaagctttctgccaatatcagaaatgtctttgtcctgggaaatgttcttgttacttacaacctcatgctaatcgcattagcctacgttagctcaactgtcccacaggggacccaccaatcccgAATAAGTTTTAAAGGAATAGGGCATGGCTTTCATTAAATAGCAGAAAACAAACAATTCAGTCGACATTTATGCTCGTTATAGATTATGTCGATATCGTCGACTGAATGCTGCTGCCACTGCAATTGAAGCCAGTGGACGCAGTTAATAATAGCACACAGTACACATCCATGCTTTCTGTATCAGAAAGTAAGCTGTCCGTCTTTGAAGTCTCCTAGATCGAAGAATTGCGCTATTTTTGTTTATAAAGCCCTCTTACATAAACTTCCACCGTACCTCACTTCATTGTTAACTTACAGAAGTGTGAGCTATCAAGACCCGATCTCAGAGAAGGATAACTCTAGAGATCCCTTCGATCTCCACTGAATCAGGGAAGGATAACTCTGGAGATCCCTTCGATCTCCACTGAATCAGGGAAGGATAACTCTAGAGATTCCTTCGACCTCCACTGAGTCAGGGATGGCTGACTCTGGAGATTCCTTGTATCTCCAAAGAGTTAGTTAATTTTGCTTTTAGTTTTTTAGCACCTTGTGGTATAATCGAAAAATGGATGATTTGTTACCTCGAG harbors:
- the LOC124042021 gene encoding angiopoietin-related protein 4-like — protein: MKTTLATLTHCLVILMATGNPFERRGGSATSGKEKKMQYAAWDDVNVIAHGLLQLGQGLKEHVDKTKGQMRDITATLKVFNGTAADLGKESQRLQAEGEVLKAKARGLEDREVQVLNETAELREKTAEMQQERKRVDERMNKLEEKMDDMLQGEGLPDMNMGNTGNYSDARIIQWMLEAQNKRIDDLVNRIQLQQDKLEKQNVRIRTLQHQIQLKKERPAFRRKPEEAVQNGSIEQRDSPIEMASDCHELFLRGEPASGVYTIQPLNSQSFQVFCEMTTEGGWTVIQRRQDGSVDFDQLWQAYQSGFGSLNGEFWLGLEKMSAVVKDTDYILKVKFSDWRDDSESIQYPIRLGGEESHYALHIQETSNGNLESALATEASGLPFSTRDQDNDQKSDTNCAKHLSGGWWFSNCGRSNLNGRYFMSPPPKQRHQRKQGVFWKTWRGHYYPLKTTVMMIAPAVMENKS